From Spongiibacter tropicus DSM 19543, a single genomic window includes:
- a CDS encoding response regulator: MSAITHILIVEDLPDVSDWLAGIADHCFPGASIRRADSLANARELLPTWPTQLALLDIGLPDGSGVALISEILAKNPQCSCVMTTIFDDSEHLFAALKAGAEGYLLKDETAEVFSQRLMGILAGQPPLSPSIARRMLAFFRPQPLIEHSLTAREAEVLTLIAHGYSVRNAAESLHLSHHTVADYLKDIYRKLQVNSRAEATLKAIDLGLVSPRSH, from the coding sequence GTGAGCGCTATAACGCACATCCTGATTGTTGAAGACCTGCCAGATGTCTCCGACTGGCTTGCCGGTATTGCCGATCACTGTTTTCCCGGTGCCAGCATCCGCCGGGCTGACAGCCTGGCCAATGCGCGCGAATTGCTTCCTACCTGGCCAACCCAACTCGCTCTACTGGACATTGGCCTTCCCGATGGCTCGGGTGTAGCGCTGATAAGCGAAATTCTTGCCAAAAACCCCCAATGCAGCTGCGTGATGACCACCATTTTCGATGACTCTGAGCACCTGTTTGCGGCATTAAAAGCGGGTGCGGAAGGCTACCTGCTCAAGGACGAAACCGCCGAGGTATTCAGTCAACGATTGATGGGCATTCTGGCAGGACAGCCGCCGCTGTCTCCCAGCATTGCCCGTCGTATGCTGGCGTTTTTCCGCCCGCAACCGCTGATTGAACACTCGCTCACGGCGCGGGAGGCCGAAGTGCTGACGCTGATCGCCCACGGCTACAGCGTTCGCAATGCCGCCGAGTCACTGCACCTGAGTCACCACACCGTGGCTGACTACCTCAAGGACATTTACCGCAAGCTTCAAGTGAATTCGCGGGCAGAAGCAACGCTCAAAGCGATCGACCTTGGGCTGGTCAGCCCTCGCTCACATTAA
- the recJ gene encoding single-stranded-DNA-specific exonuclease RecJ, whose product MSGFPRLINRTASADALAGLPELPPLLARLYASRGLCTSAETQLGLDALPAPTMLGLDAAVSALEAAIASRQRLLIVGDFDCDGATSTSLAILGLKALGAAEVDFLVPNRFEYGYGLSPEIVAVAAERRPDLIITVDNGIASIDGVAAAASHGIPVIVTDHHLPGDALPDALAIVNPNQPGCPFPDKSLAGVGVMFYVLLALRARLRDSGHFVDRQAPNLAEFLDLVALGTVADVVPLSHANRILVEQGLRRIRAGRCRPGISALLRVSGREASRLVASDLGFTVGPRLNAAGRLDDMSIGIRCLLSESPAEALNLAAELDDLNRERRSIEQSMKDDAMRALSHLQLDASRVPAGLCLYDPTWHQGVVGILASRIKEQFHRPVIAFAEVDDGEIKGSARSIPGLHMRDTLDLVAKRHPKLLSKFGGHAMAAGLSLAKADFDDFKEAFVDAVAEQLSEEQLEAVVHSDGELSPAELSLDNAELLRNAGPWGQAFPAPLFHGRFSLQQQRIVGERHLKMTLAPLDQPQAIIDAIAFNVDTAQWPDPAVREVELVYKLDSNLWRDRLSLQLLVEHLRPVAAAR is encoded by the coding sequence GTGAGTGGCTTTCCTCGCCTGATCAATCGCACGGCCAGTGCCGATGCGCTGGCCGGACTCCCAGAACTGCCGCCTCTGCTCGCGAGACTCTACGCCAGTAGGGGCTTGTGCACTTCGGCAGAAACACAGCTTGGGCTGGATGCACTGCCTGCGCCGACAATGCTTGGGCTCGACGCGGCGGTGTCTGCTCTGGAAGCCGCCATAGCCTCGCGTCAGCGGCTGCTGATCGTGGGAGACTTTGACTGCGATGGTGCGACCAGTACCAGTCTGGCAATCCTCGGCCTAAAGGCCTTGGGTGCGGCAGAGGTCGATTTTCTGGTCCCCAACCGCTTTGAGTACGGCTATGGCCTCAGCCCGGAAATTGTCGCCGTAGCGGCCGAGCGTCGCCCCGATCTGATTATCACCGTGGACAATGGTATTGCCAGCATCGACGGCGTAGCCGCTGCCGCTAGCCACGGCATTCCCGTTATCGTGACTGACCACCACCTCCCCGGCGATGCCTTGCCTGATGCGTTGGCGATAGTGAACCCCAATCAGCCCGGTTGCCCCTTTCCCGATAAATCGCTGGCAGGTGTCGGGGTGATGTTCTATGTGCTGTTGGCGCTGCGAGCGCGGCTGCGCGACAGCGGTCACTTTGTCGACAGGCAAGCACCCAATCTGGCCGAGTTTCTCGATCTGGTTGCGCTGGGCACCGTGGCTGACGTGGTCCCGCTCAGCCACGCCAACCGCATTCTGGTGGAGCAGGGTTTGCGCCGTATTCGCGCCGGTCGCTGTCGGCCGGGCATCAGCGCTCTGCTCCGAGTGTCCGGGCGAGAGGCGTCACGGCTGGTGGCCAGCGATTTGGGCTTTACCGTTGGCCCGCGCCTGAATGCTGCGGGGCGGTTGGACGATATGAGCATAGGTATTCGCTGCCTGCTGAGCGAGTCCCCCGCTGAGGCGTTGAATCTGGCGGCGGAACTGGATGATCTCAACCGTGAGCGCCGCAGTATTGAGCAAAGCATGAAAGACGATGCCATGCGGGCACTGTCGCACTTGCAGCTCGATGCCAGCCGCGTGCCCGCAGGGTTGTGCCTGTACGATCCTACCTGGCATCAGGGAGTGGTGGGTATTCTGGCCTCGCGGATTAAAGAGCAGTTTCACCGGCCAGTGATCGCCTTTGCGGAGGTGGATGACGGCGAAATCAAAGGCTCGGCGCGCTCCATTCCGGGACTGCATATGCGCGATACCCTGGATTTGGTTGCCAAGCGGCACCCCAAACTGTTGAGCAAATTCGGCGGTCACGCCATGGCGGCGGGCTTGAGTCTGGCGAAGGCCGATTTCGACGACTTTAAAGAAGCGTTTGTGGATGCCGTGGCCGAGCAGCTCAGCGAAGAGCAGCTCGAAGCGGTGGTGCACAGCGATGGAGAGCTCAGCCCCGCGGAGTTATCGCTGGACAATGCGGAACTGCTGCGCAACGCCGGGCCCTGGGGGCAGGCCTTTCCGGCGCCTCTGTTTCATGGGCGCTTTAGCCTGCAACAGCAGCGCATTGTCGGTGAGCGGCACTTGAAGATGACCTTGGCGCCGCTGGATCAGCCTCAGGCGATTATCGATGCGATTGCTTTTAATGTGGATACAGCGCAGTGGCCTGACCCCGCAGTCAGGGAGGTGGAGCTGGTTTACAAGCTGGACAGTAACCTCTGGCGGGATCGCCTCTCGCTGCAACTGCTGGTGGAGCATTTGCGACCCGTCGCCGCCGCTCGCTGA
- the xseA gene encoding exodeoxyribonuclease VII large subunit translates to MTTQESPQQLSVSQLNRLAKQLLEDCFSQVSVSGELSTLSRPSSGHWYFTLKDDRAQIRCAFFRNRNMRVNFQPQPGQQVLVRGKVSLYEGRGDYQLIVDSMQPAGAGALAAAFEALKAELQAAGWFDPERKRPLPSPVKHIALITSPTGAALQDILAVLQRRWPAINITLLPVLVQGEQAAGQIARALYQANRLASEGRQDFDVVLLSRGGGSLEDLWPFNERVVAQAVFDSALPVVSAVGHEVDFSIADFVADQRAPTPSAAAEMLSPDQAELNSRLQLLRGRLQQALSRRLRQLGEQVQTLQGRIRDPRSRLREQAQRLDELELRLRRQWLVGQRQRGAQLEARQRQLALLNPQRQLLARQQTVQEWQRRLQSVLLIQLRQHRQRLTALQTQLRSLGPEQTLNRGYAIVLNEQGKAVRNVDTLQKGESLQARFAHGSAVVHVDDIREP, encoded by the coding sequence ATGACTACACAAGAATCGCCACAGCAGCTCAGCGTCAGCCAACTCAACCGCCTTGCCAAGCAACTCCTCGAAGATTGCTTCAGCCAGGTCAGCGTCAGCGGCGAGTTATCCACCCTCTCCCGGCCCAGCTCCGGCCACTGGTACTTCACGCTGAAAGACGATCGCGCGCAGATTCGCTGTGCCTTCTTTCGCAACCGCAATATGCGCGTCAATTTTCAGCCACAGCCGGGGCAGCAGGTGCTGGTACGTGGCAAAGTCAGCCTCTACGAGGGGCGCGGTGACTACCAACTGATCGTCGACAGCATGCAGCCTGCCGGGGCCGGTGCGCTGGCCGCCGCTTTCGAAGCCCTGAAGGCCGAGCTGCAGGCGGCGGGCTGGTTTGACCCGGAGCGCAAGCGCCCCCTGCCCTCACCGGTAAAACATATCGCGCTGATCACATCGCCCACTGGCGCCGCATTGCAGGATATCCTCGCCGTACTCCAGCGACGCTGGCCGGCAATCAACATCACGCTGCTGCCAGTGCTGGTGCAAGGCGAACAGGCCGCCGGACAGATCGCCCGCGCCCTGTATCAGGCCAACCGTCTGGCGAGTGAGGGTCGGCAGGACTTCGATGTGGTACTGCTGAGCCGCGGCGGCGGCTCACTGGAAGACCTGTGGCCATTCAATGAACGTGTGGTGGCTCAGGCCGTGTTCGATTCCGCCCTGCCCGTGGTCAGCGCGGTTGGCCACGAGGTGGATTTCAGCATTGCCGACTTTGTCGCCGATCAACGTGCCCCGACGCCGTCGGCCGCGGCGGAAATGCTCAGCCCTGATCAAGCCGAGCTGAATTCCCGCCTGCAATTACTGCGCGGACGACTGCAACAGGCTCTCAGCCGCCGTTTGCGGCAGCTTGGCGAACAAGTGCAAACGCTGCAAGGACGTATCCGCGATCCCCGCAGTCGTTTGCGTGAGCAGGCCCAACGTCTTGATGAACTTGAGCTTCGCCTGCGTCGTCAGTGGCTGGTCGGGCAACGCCAGCGCGGTGCGCAACTTGAGGCACGGCAACGACAATTGGCACTGCTTAATCCTCAGCGCCAACTGCTGGCTCGTCAGCAAACGGTGCAGGAATGGCAGCGACGACTGCAAAGTGTCCTGCTGATCCAGCTCCGCCAACACCGTCAGCGACTGACCGCACTGCAAACACAGTTGCGCAGTCTCGGACCCGAGCAGACCTTAAATCGCGGTTATGCCATTGTGCTGAACGAACAGGGAAAGGCGGTTCGCAATGTCGACACCTTGCAGAAAGGCGAGTCATTGCAGGCACGGTTTGCCCACGGCAGTGCCGTGGTGCACGTTGATGATATACGCGAGCCGTAA
- a CDS encoding Crp/Fnr family transcriptional regulator produces MSIENVDLFDGLSPEELQLLRDTSIVREYAKNTVLIHEGDVADSLYVVDSGRVKVYCSDKNGKDFVLNILETGDYFGELALLDDDRRSASVRAMDATKVRIIYKEDFKAILDMHPNITRILNKNLTRRIRQLTNDVKSLALQDVYGRVVKVLTGLAEPEGDSGAMKIHEKLTQQEIADRVGSSREMVARILKDLTIGDYIEVEGRHIIIKKKLPESY; encoded by the coding sequence ATGAGTATTGAAAACGTAGACCTGTTTGATGGTCTGAGTCCCGAGGAGCTGCAATTGCTCCGGGATACCAGCATCGTGCGGGAATACGCGAAAAATACCGTGCTGATTCACGAGGGTGATGTCGCGGACTCACTTTATGTCGTGGATAGCGGTCGCGTAAAAGTGTATTGCAGTGACAAAAACGGCAAGGATTTTGTACTCAATATTCTCGAAACTGGCGATTATTTCGGTGAGCTGGCCTTGTTGGACGACGATCGGCGCTCGGCTTCGGTCCGGGCAATGGACGCGACCAAGGTGCGCATTATCTATAAGGAAGACTTTAAAGCCATCCTGGATATGCACCCGAATATCACCCGTATCCTCAACAAAAATCTCACCCGTCGCATTCGCCAACTCACCAATGATGTGAAAAGTCTGGCGCTGCAAGATGTCTATGGCCGCGTTGTCAAAGTGCTCACCGGGCTGGCTGAGCCAGAGGGTGACAGTGGCGCAATGAAAATTCACGAGAAGCTGACCCAGCAGGAAATCGCTGATCGTGTGGGTTCATCCCGTGAAATGGTGGCGAGAATTCTCAAAGATCTGACGATTGGTGATTACATCGAGGTGGAAGGCCGCCACATCATCATCAAGAAGAAGCTGCCGGAGAGCTACTAG
- the lysS gene encoding lysine--tRNA ligase — MSEQHNAPESGHEATQEENRLIAERRAKLAAIREKRNAFPNDFRRDACAQELQEELGDKDKETLEQLDRRASVAGRIMAKRGPFMVLQDMSGRIQTYIDKKKLPAELMDDIKAWDIGDIIFATGPVHKSGKGDLYVYMEEGGLLTKSLRPLPDKFHGLQDQELRYRQRYVDLIMNEQSRRTFAIRSKMISSIRNFLQQRDFVEVETPMMQVIPGGASARPFVTHHNALDLDMYLRIAPELYLKRLVVGGFERVFEINRNFRNEGLSTRHNPEFTMIEFYQAYADYKDLMDLTEAMLRHVAQEVLGTTTLNYQGSEYDFGKAFTRLSVFDSVLQYNPDISAEQLSDIAQATAIAKGLGIDVKDSWGLGKIQIEIFEETVEHKLDQPTFITEYPTEVSPLARRSDDNPFVTDRFEFFVGGRELANGFSELNDPEDQAERFMAQVAEKDAGDDEAMHYDADYIAALEYGLPPTAGEGIGIDRLVMLFTDSPSIRDVLLFPHMRPEG; from the coding sequence ATGTCTGAACAGCATAATGCCCCCGAGTCTGGCCACGAGGCCACGCAGGAAGAGAATCGCCTGATCGCCGAGCGCCGCGCCAAACTGGCGGCGATTCGCGAAAAGCGCAATGCCTTCCCCAACGACTTCCGCCGCGATGCCTGCGCGCAGGAATTGCAGGAGGAGCTGGGCGACAAGGATAAGGAGACCTTGGAGCAGCTCGACCGTCGCGCCAGTGTGGCGGGCCGCATTATGGCCAAGCGCGGGCCGTTTATGGTGCTGCAGGATATGTCTGGCCGCATTCAGACCTATATCGACAAGAAGAAGCTGCCAGCCGAGCTGATGGATGACATTAAGGCTTGGGATATTGGCGATATTATTTTCGCTACCGGGCCGGTGCACAAATCTGGTAAGGGCGACCTGTATGTGTATATGGAAGAGGGCGGCTTGCTGACCAAATCATTGCGCCCGCTGCCGGATAAATTCCATGGTCTGCAGGATCAGGAATTACGCTATCGCCAGCGCTATGTCGATCTGATTATGAACGAGCAGTCGCGTCGCACCTTTGCCATTCGCTCGAAAATGATCAGCTCGATCCGCAACTTCCTGCAGCAGCGTGATTTTGTGGAAGTGGAAACGCCAATGATGCAGGTCATCCCCGGCGGTGCTTCTGCGCGCCCCTTCGTGACGCACCACAATGCACTGGATCTGGATATGTACCTGCGCATTGCGCCGGAGCTGTATCTGAAGCGACTGGTGGTGGGCGGCTTTGAACGCGTGTTTGAGATCAACCGCAACTTCCGCAACGAGGGCTTGTCGACGCGTCACAACCCCGAGTTCACCATGATCGAATTCTACCAGGCCTACGCCGATTACAAGGATTTGATGGACCTGACCGAGGCCATGTTGCGCCACGTAGCACAGGAAGTGCTGGGTACCACCACTTTGAATTACCAGGGCAGTGAGTACGACTTCGGCAAAGCCTTCACCCGCCTGTCGGTGTTTGATTCGGTATTGCAGTACAACCCCGATATCAGCGCTGAGCAGCTGTCGGATATTGCGCAGGCCACGGCAATTGCCAAGGGGCTGGGGATCGATGTGAAAGATTCTTGGGGACTGGGCAAGATCCAGATTGAAATCTTTGAAGAGACGGTTGAGCACAAGCTGGATCAGCCAACCTTCATTACCGAGTATCCCACCGAGGTGTCACCGTTGGCGCGCCGCAGCGACGATAACCCCTTTGTTACGGATCGCTTTGAGTTCTTTGTGGGAGGCCGTGAGCTGGCGAATGGCTTCTCGGAGCTTAACGATCCCGAAGATCAGGCCGAGCGCTTTATGGCACAAGTCGCCGAGAAAGACGCGGGCGACGATGAGGCAATGCACTACGACGCTGATTACATCGCAGCGCTGGAGTACGGCCTGCCGCCCACAGCGGGCGAGGGCATTGGCATCGACCGTCTGGTGATGCTGTTCACTGACTCGCCGTCTATTCGTGACGTGTTGCTGTTCCCACATATGCGTCCCGAAGGCTGA
- the prfB gene encoding peptide chain release factor 2 (programmed frameshift), with amino-acid sequence MLEINALRNALKDMTERTDTLRGYLDYANKKERLTEVELELGDSAVWDDPARAQELGRERASLEAVVATIDEMDAGLNDAGELLDMAAEENDEDTIEAVQGDIERMEASLAKLEFRRMFSGEMDANNCYLDIQSGSGGTEAQDWANMVLRMYLRWAEAKGFKADLVEASAGEVAGLKSATIHIQGEYAFGWLRTETGVHRLVRKSPFDSGNRRHTSFCSVFVSPEIDDNIEIEIDPSDVRTDTYRASGAGGQHVNKTDSAVRLTHTPSNTVVQCQSERSQHQNRDKAWKMLKAKLYELELQKRNSEAQALEDSKSDIGWGSQIRSYVLDDQRIKDLRTNVQTSNCNNVLDGDLDMFIEASLKSGL; translated from the exons ATGTTAGAAATCAACGCCCTGCGCAATGCCCTCAAAGACATGACTGAGCGTACCGATACGCTTAGGGGGTATCTT GACTACGCTAACAAGAAAGAGCGCCTGACTGAGGTCGAGCTGGAACTGGGTGATTCCGCCGTATGGGATGACCCCGCGCGGGCGCAGGAGCTGGGCCGCGAGCGCGCCAGCCTGGAAGCCGTGGTGGCCACCATCGACGAGATGGATGCCGGGTTGAACGATGCCGGCGAGCTGCTGGATATGGCCGCCGAGGAGAACGACGAAGATACTATCGAAGCCGTGCAGGGCGATATCGAGCGAATGGAAGCCTCGCTGGCTAAACTCGAATTCCGCCGCATGTTCTCCGGTGAAATGGATGCCAACAACTGCTACCTGGATATTCAGTCTGGCTCTGGCGGGACCGAGGCGCAGGACTGGGCCAATATGGTGCTGCGCATGTACCTGCGCTGGGCGGAGGCCAAAGGCTTCAAGGCCGATCTGGTGGAAGCGTCGGCAGGGGAAGTCGCCGGGCTCAAAAGTGCCACGATTCATATTCAAGGCGAATATGCGTTTGGCTGGCTGAGAACGGAAACCGGGGTGCATCGACTGGTGCGCAAATCGCCCTTCGATTCGGGCAATCGCCGTCATACCTCGTTTTGCTCAGTGTTTGTGTCACCGGAGATTGATGACAATATCGAGATTGAAATCGATCCTTCCGATGTCCGCACCGACACCTATCGGGCCAGTGGCGCCGGTGGTCAGCACGTTAACAAAACCGATTCGGCGGTGCGTTTGACGCACACCCCGAGCAATACTGTCGTGCAGTGTCAGAGCGAGCGCTCCCAGCATCAAAACCGCGATAAAGCGTGGAAAATGCTGAAGGCCAAGCTTTACGAGCTAGAGCTGCAAAAGCGCAACAGCGAGGCGCAGGCACTAGAAGACAGCAAGTCCGATATCGGTTGGGGAAGCCAGATTCGTTCCTACGTGTTGGACGACCAGCGTATCAAGGATCTGCGGACCAATGTGCAGACCAGCAACTGCAACAATGTGCTCGACGGCGATCTCGATATGTTTATCGAAGCCAGCCTGAAGTCGGGTCTGTAA
- the thrC gene encoding threonine synthase: protein MKYISTRGKAPALNFEDVLLTGLAPDGGLYVPETLPQFSREQIAAWSSLSYTDLAFEIVQPFVAGSIPDADLKAIIDDSYRDFRHPAIAPLVQLGHNEWVLELFQGPTLAFKDFALQMLGRLLDYVLEKRQQKVVVMGATSGDTGSAAIQGVKRCENVDIFILHPYQRVSEVQRRQMTTVKGDNIHNIALRGHFDHCQAMVKASFADQGFLPEGRQLVAVNSINWARIMAQIVYYFYAAYALGAPDRKVSFSVPTGNFGDIYAGYLAKQMGLPIEQLVVATNRNDILHRFISSNQFEKHDLQHTLSPSMDIVVSSNFERMLFDCFDRDGAAIADLMQRMNTETTSIPASAFDRVRELFASASVDDEQTVATIASVYDECEYLLDPHSAIGVKAARDCWRDRSVPMVTLATAHPAKFPEAVMKAGYPSAPALPHHMADLFELDERYEVIDNDIASVQAFMTKNIHA from the coding sequence GTGAAATACATCAGCACCCGCGGCAAAGCGCCCGCCCTGAATTTTGAAGATGTTCTGTTGACTGGTCTGGCGCCGGATGGCGGCCTGTATGTGCCCGAAACCCTGCCGCAATTCAGCCGCGAGCAGATTGCCGCTTGGTCATCTTTATCGTACACCGACTTGGCCTTTGAAATTGTGCAGCCCTTTGTGGCGGGCAGTATTCCCGATGCGGATCTGAAGGCAATCATTGACGACAGCTACCGCGATTTCCGTCACCCGGCTATCGCACCGCTGGTGCAATTGGGCCATAACGAGTGGGTACTGGAGCTGTTCCAGGGGCCAACTCTGGCGTTTAAAGACTTTGCTCTGCAAATGCTGGGTCGCCTGCTGGATTACGTTCTGGAGAAGCGTCAGCAAAAAGTCGTGGTGATGGGCGCAACCTCGGGTGATACCGGCTCGGCAGCCATTCAAGGGGTGAAACGCTGCGAAAACGTGGATATTTTCATTCTTCACCCCTACCAGCGGGTATCGGAAGTTCAGCGCCGTCAGATGACCACTGTGAAAGGCGATAATATCCACAATATCGCCCTGCGCGGTCATTTCGATCACTGTCAGGCAATGGTGAAAGCCAGCTTCGCCGATCAGGGCTTTCTGCCGGAAGGGCGTCAACTGGTGGCGGTGAACTCCATCAACTGGGCACGCATCATGGCCCAGATTGTTTACTACTTCTACGCGGCCTATGCGCTGGGTGCACCGGACCGCAAGGTCAGTTTCTCCGTGCCGACGGGCAACTTCGGCGATATTTACGCGGGCTACCTTGCCAAGCAAATGGGCCTGCCCATTGAGCAGCTCGTGGTCGCTACCAACCGCAACGATATTCTGCATCGCTTTATCAGCAGTAATCAGTTTGAAAAGCACGATTTGCAGCACACATTGTCGCCGAGCATGGATATTGTGGTGTCCAGCAACTTCGAGCGCATGCTGTTTGACTGCTTCGATCGTGACGGCGCCGCCATTGCCGATCTGATGCAGCGTATGAATACTGAAACGACCTCCATTCCTGCCTCGGCTTTCGACCGCGTTCGCGAGCTGTTTGCCAGCGCCAGTGTCGACGACGAGCAGACCGTGGCCACTATTGCCAGTGTCTACGACGAATGCGAGTACCTGCTTGATCCGCATTCGGCAATTGGCGTTAAGGCGGCCAGAGATTGTTGGCGCGATCGCAGCGTACCGATGGTGACACTGGCGACCGCGCATCCGGCGAAATTCCCGGAAGCGGTGATGAAGGCGGGCTACCCGTCGGCACCAGCACTGCCCCACCACATGGCCGACCTGTTCGAGCTGGACGAGCGCTACGAAGTGATCGATAACGATATCGCCAGCGTTCAGGCCTTCATGACGAAGAATATTCACGCCTGA
- a CDS encoding ATP-binding protein: protein MNLHARLAVALTLLLFSILASLLLALHLPQPRGQFSLDGEQIIYSAPTGQRHTVAALKAGEQQLPANPLWLIAEPDVLESFEEFNGLMDQQRLISAAAQRGDLVLINGSGEQLAVPFRQRQLGDLHWLFWFQIGVGSAILIIGGMVWSAKPGKATTLYAASGLFLAVATNTAAVYSTRSMFIDGDIFRFLSDFNSCGALLFSSSFSALLWHYPQQLGRFPVAPLSFIAGFASCAVVIFQWEPAPNFYYFLVLGIYAVGFIFAALQWRFTRDKPLERAALLWFLIAIFTGTGGFASLQLVPAALGLELLVPQEILFAVFLLMYAGVALGLIRYRLFDLERWWFALWGWLLGGAAVIAVDLALVSLPAMGQTLALSLSLAMVGWLYFPVRQWFWKRFVRVPERNLERILQQSIPRFTAIRSVTELRSLWLELLQEVFQPLRSQPCVGVQQVQLLDGGQAMNIPDVLGEGNGMQLQLADRGRRLFSRDDLALVTLLQGQFEIAQNSLRASERGRVAERERIRRDIHDDLGARLLTLLHRSNEGERPLVREAIKDLRSLLEALDTEARPLEVLFASWRMELEERCHTAGVPLQWQQPERVPALMVSPESQQQCQRVLREAVSNALRHAKPSAVSVDIEHQGDALRIVIENDGVPDSPVQHGRGTAIMQQRADELGALLERDHQGPCWRVSLSLSLSLLDASEPPESGGTEPAPVPL from the coding sequence ATGAACTTACATGCTCGCTTGGCTGTGGCACTCACGCTGCTGCTGTTCAGCATACTTGCCAGCTTGTTGCTGGCATTACATCTGCCTCAGCCTCGGGGGCAGTTCAGTCTGGACGGGGAGCAGATCATTTACTCGGCGCCGACCGGTCAGCGCCACACAGTGGCTGCGCTGAAGGCTGGTGAGCAGCAATTGCCTGCCAATCCTCTGTGGCTGATTGCGGAACCCGACGTCCTTGAGAGTTTTGAGGAATTTAACGGCCTGATGGATCAGCAGCGCCTCATATCGGCAGCGGCACAGCGCGGTGATCTGGTATTGATCAACGGTTCAGGTGAGCAACTCGCGGTGCCATTCCGCCAACGGCAACTCGGCGATCTCCACTGGTTATTCTGGTTTCAGATTGGCGTTGGCAGCGCCATTTTGATTATCGGCGGGATGGTCTGGTCGGCCAAGCCGGGCAAGGCGACCACACTGTATGCCGCGAGCGGGCTGTTCCTGGCTGTTGCGACCAATACAGCCGCTGTGTACAGCACGCGATCGATGTTTATTGATGGCGATATTTTTCGCTTTCTCTCTGACTTCAACAGCTGTGGTGCCTTGCTGTTTTCTTCTTCATTCAGCGCCTTGCTTTGGCATTACCCGCAGCAGTTGGGGCGCTTTCCCGTTGCACCTCTGAGCTTTATTGCCGGGTTTGCCTCATGTGCGGTGGTCATTTTTCAATGGGAGCCTGCGCCCAATTTTTATTATTTCCTGGTTTTGGGTATCTACGCCGTGGGCTTTATTTTTGCGGCCCTGCAATGGCGTTTTACCCGCGACAAGCCGTTGGAGCGGGCGGCACTGCTCTGGTTTTTGATTGCCATTTTTACCGGTACGGGGGGCTTTGCCAGCCTACAACTCGTTCCTGCTGCATTGGGGCTGGAGTTACTGGTGCCACAGGAAATTCTGTTTGCGGTATTTCTGTTGATGTACGCCGGGGTTGCGCTGGGGTTAATCCGCTATCGGCTGTTTGATCTGGAGCGCTGGTGGTTTGCTCTGTGGGGCTGGTTGCTGGGCGGAGCCGCGGTGATTGCGGTCGATCTCGCGCTGGTGTCGCTGCCGGCCATGGGACAGACCCTGGCGCTGTCATTGTCGCTGGCGATGGTCGGCTGGCTGTATTTCCCAGTAAGGCAATGGTTCTGGAAGCGCTTTGTGCGCGTGCCGGAACGGAATCTGGAGCGTATTCTCCAGCAGAGTATTCCGCGCTTTACCGCGATTCGCAGCGTGACAGAGCTGCGCAGTCTGTGGCTTGAGTTGCTTCAGGAGGTCTTTCAGCCGCTGCGCAGTCAACCCTGTGTCGGTGTTCAGCAAGTGCAGTTGCTGGATGGAGGGCAGGCCATGAACATCCCCGATGTGTTGGGCGAGGGAAACGGTATGCAGCTTCAGTTAGCTGACCGGGGGCGGCGACTTTTCAGTCGCGATGATTTGGCATTGGTCACCTTGCTGCAGGGCCAGTTTGAGATCGCTCAGAACAGTTTGCGGGCCAGTGAGCGCGGGCGGGTGGCGGAGCGGGAGCGAATTCGCCGGGATATTCACGACGATCTTGGCGCGCGCCTGCTTACCTTGTTGCATCGCAGTAATGAAGGTGAGCGACCGCTGGTGCGTGAGGCAATCAAGGATTTGCGCAGCTTGCTGGAGGCGCTGGACACCGAAGCGCGGCCGCTGGAGGTGCTGTTCGCCTCTTGGCGTATGGAGCTGGAAGAACGTTGCCACACAGCGGGCGTGCCTCTGCAATGGCAGCAGCCGGAACGTGTTCCCGCGCTAATGGTGAGCCCCGAGTCGCAGCAACAGTGCCAACGCGTTCTTCGCGAGGCCGTATCCAACGCCTTGCGTCATGCCAAGCCCAGCGCGGTGAGCGTTGACATTGAACATCAGGGAGATGCGCTGCGCATAGTTATCGAGAACGACGGTGTGCCCGATAGTCCGGTTCAACACGGGCGGGGAACCGCGATCATGCAGCAGCGAGCCGACGAGCTGGGCGCGCTGCTCGAGCGCGATCATCAGGGGCCGTGCTGGCGGGTAAGCCTAAGTCTGTCTCTATCGCTGCTGGATGCCAGTGAGCCCCCGGAATCCGGGGGTACGGAGCCTGCGCCGGTGCCGCTATAG